The Streptomyces phaeolivaceus genome has a window encoding:
- a CDS encoding DUF6760 family protein, which yields MTYATDRLHEEIAYVAYHFHWSFEEILDLEHHDRRRYTEQIASLVTRGGSEG from the coding sequence GTGACGTACGCGACCGACCGGCTGCACGAGGAGATCGCGTACGTCGCCTACCACTTCCACTGGAGCTTCGAGGAGATCCTCGACCTCGAACACCACGACCGCCGCCGCTACACCGAACAGATCGCGTCCCTCGTGACACGGGGCGGGTCGGAGGGCTGA
- a CDS encoding phage tail protein, with amino-acid sequence MSLAPGDALTSHNFGLQIDGVMVEYLAEVSGLTLEQDVITYQQNSAQGRPEVNLLPGVQKNGQCTVVRGMTQSAAFNTWINDSINGQMGSARKNASIIMMDYQNNPVKRYNMRNAWCSKIDASTLKAGEASALTETVTIVFEELVIE; translated from the coding sequence ATGAGTCTCGCGCCGGGTGACGCCCTTACTTCACATAATTTCGGCCTGCAGATCGACGGGGTGATGGTCGAGTACCTCGCGGAGGTCAGCGGCCTCACCCTCGAACAGGACGTCATCACGTACCAGCAGAACTCCGCGCAGGGCCGGCCCGAGGTCAACCTGCTGCCCGGTGTGCAGAAGAACGGGCAGTGCACGGTCGTGCGCGGTATGACGCAGTCGGCCGCGTTCAACACGTGGATCAACGACTCGATCAACGGTCAGATGGGGTCGGCGCGCAAGAACGCGTCGATCATCATGATGGATTATCAGAACAACCCGGTGAAGCGGTACAACATGCGCAACGCCTGGTGCAGCAAGATCGACGCGAGCACCCTCAAGGCGGGCGAGGCGTCCGCGCTCACCGAGACCGTGACCATCGTCTTCGAAGAACTGGTCATCGAGTAA